In a genomic window of Neoarius graeffei isolate fNeoGra1 chromosome 13, fNeoGra1.pri, whole genome shotgun sequence:
- the LOC132895881 gene encoding piggyBac transposable element-derived protein 4-like, giving the protein MVDGDLDVEGLSNAVSCSIISAAGMAIPKSKPKNLTRIVPWWTEECRQAIKQRNRAFRHLKRIHNVQSLIDYKQQQVVVRKAVKQAKKEYWRKFCDSIGRTTPIERVWGMIKKMKGNGKEYEYPMLVDGEKIITDSKEKAETIAKTLVKVHSTDNLRQEEKRWREETTRKYQFELEAGEEEEVLNTAFTRAELSCALRKLGKTSPGKDGICYTMLEKLTEKGQDVLLNKFEEEDEHQPGPKSKIASGPDWQKQPGRYEQQGQASEQLAPGPACEEPAVGPARQPASKRKRASGPAYERTELGPACVEPAVGPARQPASKRKRTSGPARQQEVTRSATEQPGIGSDCQQLENDNIWMSKDGRIEWSSCSRNEAPCLAANVIKMIPGPTRLAVTHAQDIKSSFDLFMTYPIKKIILDCSNLEGSRVFGERWKGLDETDLDAYFGVLILAGVFRSKGEATESLWHEETGRELFRSIMPLKTFKMLSRIIRFDDREDRPARRQRDKLAAIRTVWDKWVARLPLLYNPGPNVTVDEQLMPFRGRCPFRQYIPSKPAKYGIKIWVACDAASSYAWNLQVYTGKHTGGTPEKNQGMRVVLDMAQGLSGHNITCDNFFTSHQLGQELLKRKLTMLGTVRKNKTELPPQLLKTEERPVQSSKFAFTADTTLVSYVPKKGKNVVLMSTLHRDGRICGQDHQKPEMILDYNATKGGVANLDKLVTSYSCKRRTLQWPLVIFFDILDISAYNAFVIWMSLSPEWNRGKLQKRRLFLEELGKMLVRPQIVRRQHLPRSSVSAAIVRRIQEEDDGATSCQITEPAAVPENGASNKKKRCEVCGPKMDRKTRLA; this is encoded by the exons ATGGTGGATGGTGACCTGGATGTGGAAGGTCTGAGTAATGCGGTCAGCTGTAGCATAATTAGTGCAGCAGGGATGGCAATACCAAAATCTAAACCCAAGAATCTTACCAGGATTGTCCCATGGTGGACTGAGGAATGCAGACAGGCTATTAAgcagagaaacagagcatttagaCACCTAAAGAGAATACACAATGTTCAGAGCCTTATTGATTATAAGCAGCAACAGGTGGTTGTAAGGAAAGCTGTTAAGCAAGCAAAGAAAGAATACTGGAGGAAATTCTGTGATTCTATTGGCAGAACTACCCCAATAGAGAGAGTGTGGGGTATGATTAAAAAGATGAAGGGAAATGGAAAAGAGTACGAGTATCCAATGTTGGTCGATGGTGAAAAGATAATTACTGACAGTAAGGAGAAAGCAGAAACTATAGCAAAGACGTTAGTTAAGGTACACAGTACGGACAACTTAAGGCAGGAAGAGAAAAGATGGAGAGAAGAAACCACTAGAAAATATCAGTTTGAGCTAGAGGCAGGTGAAGAGGAGGAGGTGTTGAATACTGCATTTACAAGGGCAGAGCTTAGCTGTGCACTAAGGAAGTTGGGGAAGACGTCTCCAGGGAAGGATGGGATCTGCTACACTATGCTGGAGAAACTAACCGAAAAGGGGCAGGATGTGCTGCTAAATAAG tttgaagaagaggatgagcaTCAGCCAGGTCCAAAAAGTAAAATAGCCTCAGGACCAGACTGGCAGAAGCAGCCTGGACGATATGAGCAGCAAGGACAAGCCTCTGAACAGTTGGCGCCAGGACCAGCCTGTGAGGAGCCAGCTGTAGGACCAGCCCGTCAGCCTGCTTCAAAACGCAAGCGAGCCTCAGGACCAGCCTATGAGAGGACAGAATTAGGACCAGCCTGTGTGGAGCCAGCCGTAGGACCAGCCCGTCAGCCTGCATCAAAACGAAAGAGAACTTCAGGACCAGCCCGCCAGCAGGAAGTCACAAGATCAGCCACTGAGCAGCCAGGCATAGGATCAGACTGTCAGCAGCTTGAAAATGACAACATATGGATGTCAAAAGATGGCAGAATTGAATGGTCTTCCTGTTCAAGAAATGAAGCCCCCTGCCTGGCTGCCAATGTGATTAAGATGATACCAGGACCTACACGTTTGGCAGTCACTCATGCACAAGACATCAAGTCTTCTTTTGACCTTTTCATGACATACCCCATCAAGAAAATCATTCTGGATTGCTCCAATTTAGAAGGAAGCAGAGTTTTTGGAGAGAGGTGGAAGGGTTTGGATGAAACTGATTTGGATGCTTACTTTGGGGTTCTCATCCTGGCAGGTGTTTTTAGGTCCAAAGGGGAGGCCACAGAATCCCTGTGGCATGAAGAAACAGGCAGAGAACTGTTTCGTTCAATAATGCctctgaaaacattcaaaatgcttTCCAGGATCATCCGTTTTGATGACCGTGAGGACAGACCAGCTCGACGCCAGAGAGACAAATTAGCAGCCATCAGGACAGTGTGGGACAAGTGGGTGGCCCGTCTCCCACTGCTTTACAACCCTGGGCCCAATGTCACCGTCGATGAGCAGCTGATGCCATTTCGGGGCCGCTGCCCATTTCGGCAGTATATACCATCTAAGCCTGCTAAGTATGGCATAAAGATTTGGGTTGCCTGTGATGCTGCTTCATCATATGCTTGGAACCTGCAAGTCTACACAGGGAAACACACTGGAGGAACACCTGAAAAAAATCAAGGTATGAGAGTGGTCCTCGATATGGCTCAGGGGCTTTCTGGGCACAACATCACATGTGATAATTTTTTCACATCACACCAGTTGGGGCAGGAGCTGCTGAAGCGTAAACTGACAATGCTTGGAACAGTACGCAAAAACAAGACAGAGCTCCCTCCCCAGCTGCTGAAAACAGAGGAAAGGCCTGTTCAATCATCGAAGTTTGCATTCACAGCTGACACAACCCTGGTATCGTACGTCCCAAAGAAAGGGAAAAATGTGGTACTCATGAGTACTCTGCACCGGGACGGGAGAATCTGTGGCCAGGACCATCAAAAGCCTGAGATGATCCTGGATTATAATGCCACAAAAGGAGGGGTGGCCAACCTTGACAAGCTGGTGACCTCTTACAGCTGCAAAAGGAGGACCCTACAATGGCCTCTGGTGATATTTTTCGACATCTTAGATATCTCCGCTTACAATGCCTTCGTCATTTGGATGTCACTGAGCCCAGAGTGGAATAGAGGAAAGCTGCAGAAGAGGCGTCTCTTTCTTGAGGAATTGGGGAAAATGCTGGTGAGACCTCAAATTGTTAGAAGACAACATCTTCCAAGATCCTCAGTCTCTGCAGCCATCGTGCGGAGAATTCAGGAGGAAGATGATGGTGCCACATCCTGCCAAATCACAGAACCAGCAGCAGTACCTGAG AATGGGGCCAGCAACAAAAAGAAGCGCTGTGAAGTGTGTGGGCCCAAGATGGACAGAAAAACACG CCTGGCATGA